The genomic window CGGAGGCCGGCAGGTCCTCACAGGGTCTCATCCATGTCGCAGATCAGTCtcgacttcagggagtcaaaccCAGCGATACCTTTTCAGTTTAACAAATTGGGTTGTTGGTTTTCAATTGAGTTGATACTGAAGACAACTGGCTTGATATCTGTTTTTTGGTATATTGAGTTATATTGAGAGTTGGTATATTGGCCACAGCAGACTTTGAGTTAAATTGATCTTCTGAACAACagataagataataataaaatgctaTTGGAAAAACAAACCTTACATGACCTAGCCAATCtttgattattattacatttttttaatatcaTTAAACACAATTACATTGATTCAAAGATATGCCACGTCAGCTGCATTTCTCTTCAACCTTATCTGCTATGTGAGTGACGGTAAGTTGCATTTGTTTCAATaggattttattatttttttgttttttcagggATAAGAGGTTACAAACACTTAACGTTCgctatagtatatattatatatattcctGAGATCACGTTATGGCGAaaatcaaattattattatcactttGTTTTGACGAAAAAAAATGCTGcctattttttgttttaattacaGTGTATGCAGAAACAGCCACATTCATGCAGTGCAatgttttacttttattttttcaaagttCAACTGACCATTGTGTCCTCAATATCAATATTTCATTCAGTTGTTTCGTTTTCCCtgtaatacaatacaaatacaacaaTTGGAACAGTAAATTACAATGGTCAACGTCACTCTGACCTCTGACTActatgtggaggaggaggacttgtGGTAACGGTGTTCAAAGAAAAGGTCTGTAGCGGCGAACGTATGAAATCCTCTGGAACAAATAAAAGACGCTTCCCTTGGGTTCAGCCTTTGATCCAGATCACAGAAAGCAACTCTGTCATGTAATTAATATCCAACATCATACACCTAGTTTTGTTTTtacgaaacaaaaacaaatattgaaaaaatatttcgatagaagtgcctttacagaaATGTGAAATGTGATCTAATAAATATGTGTCATCTTTATTAAAGTGGTAAAAACGTATTTATGATCATTCAAAAGAATAAAGATTATTAGAAAATAATGTCTAATTGTTTCTAgtcacacggacacgcacacaaacacaaacatattccGCGCGTGAAAAGAAAATGTCAACGTTTAGGTTTAAAAACTAATCTGCGCATGTCCATGACATTCACACTGAAACTGAAACAATTCTGGTGTGTCGTTTACGGAAACATCTTTGAGTGAAACTACCTCGTGTCCATTACATGTGAAGTTGTTTAGATGCAGTAGACTACGCTAACTGCTGTCTCAACCTGATCTCACGTAGCCTATAGCCTATACTCACTTTGCGAAGAAAgggattttattttgaagaaaaTATTCAATATGGAGTCAGGTAGGTGAATTTATCTTCAGAAGCTCAGTAACTAAATGAATCGTACATTATTGCTGACATGAACATTTAGACAAGGTTGGTTGGGGGCTATTTCTTTCCACCCATAGATATAGGCCTATTGCCTCCTTCAGGGGCCTCTACGGGTTGTCAAAACTCCTAACCattatgcctcctttccttaacctttgtggaaatcgtcatcgggtcaaggcgAGATGAAAAGGTGCACTTCTTTCGAAGGCAGGAAAATacagcactgtttaaaatgaattcgatTCCACTTTTCCTAtaaccgacgtcattgcgcgacggcgagtattgctgacctctGTAGCGTTTCTAGAGTGAAACTATATTTTCACGATTGAATAAAAAGATTGAataaaacagggggggggggggtatagaaTTCCAGAGATACTAGGCTATACAGGCTCTGTATTCTGCCGACCAACTTATTCGTCGTTGTTGTGTCAAAGTCAAATTTATTTTTATAGAACAGTATCAGACTCAGTAGTTATTCAAagtgttttaaaataaatttaatataatgaaatatatatgtaaataagcagaagaaatgaaaataataataatcattaatcaagaaaaaacagaataaaacaaaacaaaacaagattaatgatgatgaaaaaaaaagagaagaaaaaaaaaatgaaaaaaataaataaaaatgttatatcatcattagcatggcacccccccccccccccccaccgaggggggggggggggggggggggttggaagcaattgcaaaaaaaaaattattgccatgggccccccctctgccttgggcccccccacaactgtctcACTTTCCCctgcagtccgtcggccctgtatatatatattttttatttttattttatttttttgcctacAGAAAGgtattaatataaaaaataatactaatcttgaaaatatatatattgtcagtatatatatatatatatactgattAGATATCGCCTTCGGCTTCTTCTCTTGTTGGTGGAAAGCAtagacatataaatatatatatatatatatatatatatatatatatatatatatatatatatatatatatatatataggcctatgtctaTGCCTTCCACCAACAAGACAGACATTTTTCAGGATTCGGTACCAGAATAAACTCATGAATCCAAAATGTACATTACACATATCGCACAGGTTTTTCGGTGTTTTTCAGTACCTTTATGTTAATCaattaattataaaaatgtgttattgtatttatgaatgaatttaTAAATACCATAAATGATTGCACTGATAaattccattttattttcttaaaatcAATAACTGCTGACCATTTGTCCATGTGATTTATTTCCATTTGCACAGCACTGTAGTATAGGCCTACagaaaggtcaggtatatagaCCTTGTTGTTGGGATGTAGGAAAAAGCATAAATTAGGCTTTTCAATTACATAAAGTTAAGCCTAAAATAATCTAAACCTTAGGACAATGAGAACATGTCCATACATCCAAAACGTTGCTACATTTGTTAAGCATTTAACTATAAAGCGGTCTATTTTAGATATTTGCCCATTACTAGCAGCTTCCAGCAGTTATTTGTTGGCAAGGAATTGCCTGTAAATCTGTGTGCACTCTTTTGCAATATTTACACAAATCTGCAGTTCTGCTTTGTTGTCAACGTCCAGGCGGTATCTTTCATTCTTCCACGCTGAGTTCATCATAGAGATCCACTTCTTACAATACATTTACAAATCAATGGATTTGTCTAATCACATGGCCAAAACAAGGTCTCAAGGTTTGTGATAAAAGTTGCCCAGTGGCCGGATGTGGTATTCCAATACTAGACCTATTGAATTGTATAAACTGAACATTTCTCAAGTTGGGAATGTATACCATTCATATGATATCATTACCAAGCATTGTGTTAGATAACTCACCCAAAGATTTAAAAAGTAATTTGTGGACAAGACGGTGCAATTTAATGGACAGCTTGTGTAATGTTCCACCCACAGGAGCAAATGGACCGTGGCCAGACATGGGACAGAATGTTCCAGAAGAAGCGCTGAGACTGATCCTGATTGGAAAGGTGGGATCTGGGAAGAGCGCCTCAGGGAACACCATCCTGGGCACACAACACTTCCTGTCTAGGTTAAGCGGAAGCTCTGTTACCAAAGTCTGCCAGCTGGGGACCTCTGACTaccatgtggaggaggaggcgggggggacgaggaggatgaggaagaaggtggtggtggtggacatgCCAGGTTTTGGAGGCACACACCTGACCGAGGAGCAGATCACCACGGAGGTCAGCCAATGCATGGCCCTGACGGCCCCCGGCCCACACGCCTTCCTCCTGGTGGTCAAGGTGGGACGCTTCACAGAGGGGGAGAACCTGGCCGTCGATATGATGGCTGATGTATTTGGTGAAGCGGCACTCGGCAACCACACGGTGTTGCTGTTCACCTGGGGAGACGACCTGGAGGAGTCGATGGAGCAGTACCTGGCCTGCGCACCTGCTAAGCTTGAGGATTTGATCCGCAGGTGTGGAGGCAGGTACCATGTATTCAACAACTGTATAAAAGATGTGAATCAAGTTGATGAGCTACTGAGTAAGGTGGAGAAGGTTATGGTGGACAACGGTGGAAAGTTTTACACCAAATCCGAGGagaagtggtggtgggggtggtggtggtggtggtgggggtggtggcggtgttgggAGTCACGGTGGTGGCCGCTTGTGTGAAGGGTTTAGCATTTTGGTGAAGTTTGTGCCCCCACTAACCGCTAGTGCCAAGAAAAGTGCTGTATGCAgtccattttacatttacatttaaccgTGGGGGGGATcactagactgggtagccccgcccattcttccGGCATTCGCACTGCACAAGGGTCTGAGAagggcaatacatttcttgctgctgtcacgttaaaattgtagcgggggcgaaaattgtaccggcctacgtcatctgttgtttacatcttgacaacctgactggtaacagacgacgcgatcgtctgttggcgggcattgtatttaattgttcaatcgaatagcaacagacgacgcgatcgtctgttgccgggaaaagggcgatcgcgtcaaatgacgtaggaaggttcttgaacattcgcgaactttcatgctcgttcattgcactccttcattgagcgtgacaagacagaatagaatagaatagactttatttgtcattgtgcattggatacacaacgaaatttgtttgtgcaaccactaacaaaagtgcagttgtgctgggtggagggtaggagtgtagtgtgattattaagttctgtgatggccctggggatgaaactgttctgcagtctggaggtgcgggctgtagtggcccggtagcgcctgccagagggtagCAGGGTGAAGAGATGGTTTGCGGGGTGAGTCTCATCCTTTAAAATGCCACATGCTCGGCGGAGGCAGCGCGTCCTAAAGATGTCATCCAGGGGAGGCAGTGGAAGTCCAACTATTCTCTCAGCAGACCTTATGACCCGACTGAGGGATTTCCTGTCCTTTTCTGTGCAGTTGACGTACCATGCAGTGATACAGTAAGTGATCACACTTTCAATGCAGCAGTGGTAAAAAGTCTTAAGCAGCTCGGGAGACAGGTTTTTTTTCCTCAATATTCTCAAGAAGTAGAGCCGCTGTTGTGCTTCCCTTACTGTGGCAGTTGTGTTCATCACCCATTTCAGGTCCTCTGAGAGCATAACCCCCAGGAACTTAAAGCAGGAGGTCCTCTCTACTTCCTCACAATTGATGATGAGGGGTTGAGGGTTCGCCTTTTGCCGCCTGAAGTCGACTATGATTTCTTTTGTCTTTCTGACATTCAGGGTCAGGTTGTTTTTTTGACACcattctgtcagtctgtcaactTCGTCTCTGTAGGCACTTTCATTCACATGGGTGATTTGTCCTACCACagtggtgtcatctgcaaatttgATCACAGTATTTGAAGGATGGGTGTTGGTGCAGTCATATGTGTATACGGAGTACAGCAGGGGACTCAATACACAGCCTTGTGGAGCTCCAGTGCTGAGGGACAGGCTCGAGGATTGCTGGGGACCCAGTCTCACTGTCTGCGGGCGATCTGTTAGGAAATCCTTAATCCACATACACAGGCTGTAGCTGAGGCCCAGATCAAGAAGTTTGGTGATCAGCCGGTTGGGGACGATGGTATTAAAAGCCGAGCTGTaatctataaagagtagtcttaCATATGTCTCCTTCTTGTCCAGGTGTGTCAGCGTTGAATGGAGGGCTGTGACGATAGCGTCCTCAGTGGACCTGTTTTCCCTGTAAGCATACTGATGCTGGtccagggagcgagggaggaaaGCCTTAACGCGCTTCGCCACCAGCCTCTCAAAGCACTTGGCGATGATGGGAGTGAGCGCCACAGGTCTATAGTCATTTAAGGTGCTGATGTTACTTTGCTTGGGCACAGGTATAATAgtggctgttttaaaacaggTTGGTACGACCACTTTGGCTAAAGACATATTAAAAATGTCCGTAAAGACATCTGCAAGCTGGTATGCGCATTCTTTGAGCACTCTTCCTGGAATGCCATCTGGTCCCTCTGCCTTCCTTGTGTTCACAGACCTGAGGATGAGTCTTACCTCCTCTGCTGTTACCATGGCTGTGTGGTCTGTGCCAGCAGGTGGGGGAGCAGCTCCATTATCTAGCCCAGGTGTCTCGAAGCGGGCATAGAAGTGGTTGAGCTCCTCTGCTAAGGAGGCATTGATGTTTGTCGGTGGGTTGCGGCTTCCCCTGTAGTTCGTGATCTGTTGTATGAAAAAAACAGAACACTTATTTTACCATTAACATTCATTGGCGTTGCTAACTTTATATtcgtattgtatttaattgtttaatcttatttatgaatgttcaagaaccttcctacgtcatttgacgcgatcgcccgtttcccggcaacaaacgatcgcgtcgtctgtttctattcgattaaacaattaaatacaatacaaatattaagtaaaaacaagtgttatctcgagatccgttatctgtataatgttatttcgtcttttggaaacatgagccgaatgttttttgcaacctgcccggcaccagacgatcgcgtcgtctgttaccaggcaggttgtcaagatgtaaacaacaaatgacgtaggccggtacaattttcgcccccggtacaattttaacgtgacactgCCTCCAATACGTTTTTACGGCAGCCAATCACCTAGCTTGCTTCTCCCCCCCgccgcgctattggctggtttaacgaCATGGAAGcggcggcaagcagccaattgcatacagagtcagttgaactaggcccgatGATCACGCATCTTCAGCTGAAGAAAAttacagcagcttccccagaccacgtgcaatctacgagtctggcaatagccaggccaGGGGATCACATTAGCCGCAGAGGTATTGCTATTGAagttggggaaataatctaattgCCATTATTTTGAACAATATTGAGATTGAGATTTAATTGGCCATTTTTTAATTTATGAAGTTCCTTATGTCCTATTGTtctgttctgtattattcactaaaaaagcaataaatcattctttagtatgaccaacacaataTTTGAAGCAGTcaatctgctctttcctttaggccaggccgatgtgttgagataacatctttattttactattaaattgtaaaatataaataaatataaatcttactgatctccagtcagtaactGTAACAAAGCACAATATATATAGTTGTGTATAGAAAATAAAGTTATTtggattaaaggttgggtatggaattcgcttttttggccatttttgcaaaattacttgaaatccttagcataacccacttacagccactgagttagaagtactgacatgaaaattaaacaagtcaatcatctgtggaatgggcagggctcgaaaaactccagccaatgatttccagagccaccgagttgcattggacagtaagtacgtcaatcaaacggtcgtactgcactccccctcccctgcgccccgcgcgcgaccccttcgtgcttggaatgggtggagtcagagagtcagcgttgaaggagagggggtaggaccatttgagttgtgtattttcaaaatctgctggcgtttcgcaaatcccatccCCAACCTTTAATTTTAGACCTAACATCATGAGGGTTGTGGGTTTTACAGTTAAAAGTTAATTTTGCATAAAACTGTCttcataaatgtttttattgtcatGATTTAGTAACTGGAAAATAATAAAGGATGTATTGATTTCACAGTCATATAAATGACTTGCGTATTTTAATTCAATAAACAAATGATTTCCTGTATAGCCTACTGATCATTTTGACAAAAACATTTTACATAAGAATTTAGAGTGAACTGGGACTTTATTAATACTTAGAACTACGTTTATCATTAAATTGTAGGCATTGTCAGATAATTTTTCAAATTTTAATTTTAGGAACATTTTCTATTGATATCAAGACGTtgaataggcctatatgaataatatattacaGAAATGTAATATAAGAATACTTGACAATACAGTGTCATTGGTATTCTGCCAccctcgcccacacacacgcacacagccacacaattTAAATTGAACTGATGTTGTTCTCACAGCCTGGCTCGGCAGTACGTTGACATGCAGGCCTTAACAAGAGAGTCttgctgcagacatccacccacacgaaCTTCCGCTGCAGACGTCCACGCACAGAAACATCCACAAGCGGAAATCGGAAATcggaaaatataaaataaaagtcgggcgttacgtaatgtgtttacataaattAACGGGCATTACGTAATGTGTTACATAAATGAACGTGATAAATTACGTTATAACATCGGATAAACGCTTCCGGTTTTGGACAGAAGACTTGACACTGTTGACTTTAAGCTGGAGCTTATGGCTCTTCTCtttctgtaaatacacacaccttattCAGAATTCTTATTCAGAATTCCCTCTGTTATACTGCAATCATctcaatttaatatttgataggtcttgtgagcacgagaaagtaggCCTAATAGGTGCTCACGAGAAAGTAATATCtggtgcgcacgagaaagtatctggtgagcacgagaaagtatcgtACGCATatcacgtgtgtttgtgtgcgtgtgtgtgtgtgtgtgtgtgtgtgtgtgtgtgtgtgtgtgtgtgtgtgtgtgtgtgtgtgtgtgtgcagtgttggGATAGTTCACTTTCTatgtgaactagttcaaagttcagttcacaaattgtaaaatgaactagttcagttcaacgttcataattcaaagatttgaactaagttcacagttccaaaaaatgaactagttcatagttctttttttcaatatgttgctgtgtgagctattatttttttccggtattttgaacatcgaGCCCACTTCGTgatttgtctaggatgaaatagagtggctGAATCAAGCATCGTAGCGAAATagtttctatcgtgttttattgtacatttagcgcattttgtaaatcccatttatttatgttggaagactcattgctcgttggccgGAAGCGGAAAGGGAACTAGTTTGGTTGTAGTTCaattggttgtagtcttttcgctcggttctagccctactgttgagtgGGAGAACCgggcgaaaagactacaaccaaacgtaaacagcccccatttccgtttccggccaacaagcaatgattctaggaggtattctagtccgctgagctatgagccagagagctaacgttatggattgtacatatttataattcgaaattcgtctcagcctttataccacagacactctagggtctatagcatataaccgtgttgtctgattacagtttgattcatttttcacaatttaacagatcttgttttgaagaataatcaccgcgccattcgtttcaatgggaatcgggacggtctatactttcaacataaagtgtatttatattctttaattcgtcccagcctttacaccacagggatgggcaaaatgattcttttccgggaactagttctttcagttcagttcactataacgattcgtttatttgattcgttcgttttgattcgttcgttacgtcagattacatcttaaaaaaaaataataataaaaaaacttttttttataattttttttttttttaattggtcgtgggCCCGGATAGGACAgtcaagaccgcagtccgccgtttggagatgcctgctatatagtatgtcgaacgtcccaccaacatttataccacttgcttactctctatatttcattcatggttttacatttataattttattttactttacatttaattcttcattgttcaggcattacagaacttgcatggtcataaataaaaaatacgaactgcagtttaatttctttgtttgttcttaaattgacgtacaGTACGTtcaatacaggcttatttgaatgttttttacgggtccagaccgcattgaaCGTAGTTAAACCGAGTGCGcgtgccgttcacagacaccagaatgaacaagttcacagtaacgttcatcgggcagtaatacagtacgttcagttcacgttcgccgaaaatatgaacgagttcatacaacgctgaagttggcatccgattcgcagcatccgattcagcagctggtccactttaaatcggtcctgattgaaaacaactacacctagactcttcaaatctggactaaattatcacagtgaggctatacattataataaacatagttacagatttgtgaaaccttttttctatttgtgaaaatgcaatacaggctcattttaatgctttttaggggtccagactgcattagaacgggtcctgattgaaaaccactacacctagactcttcaaatctagactaaattatcacagtgaggctatacattatgtaaaacatagtttcagatttgtgaaacctttaccctatttgtgaaaatgcaataaaggcacattttaatgctttttaggggtccagaccgcattagaactgatcctgattaaaaaccactacacctagactcttcaaatctggactcaattatcacagtgaggctatacattatgtaaaacatagttttagatttgtgaaacctttaacctatttgtgaaaatgcaatgcggtctggacccgtaaaaaacattcaaataagcctgtattgcattttcacaaatagggtaaaggtttcacaaatctgaaactatgttttacataatgtatagcctcactgtgataatgtagtccagatttgaagagtctagctgtag from Gadus morhua chromosome 17, gadMor3.0, whole genome shotgun sequence includes these protein-coding regions:
- the LOC115529803 gene encoding GTPase IMAP family member 9-like isoform X2 codes for the protein MGQNVPEEALRLILIGKVGSGKSASGNTILGTQHFLSRLSGSSVTKVCQLGTSDYHVEEEAGGTRRMRKKVVVVDMPGFGGTHLTEEQITTEVSQCMALTAPGPHAFLLVVKVGRFTEGENLAVDMMADVFGEAALGNHTVLLFTWGDDLEESMEQYLACAPAKLEDLIRRCGGRYHVFNNCIKDVNQVDELLSKVEKVMVDNGGKFYTKSEEKWWWGWWWWWWGWWRCWESRWWPLV
- the LOC115529803 gene encoding GTPase IMAP family member 9-like isoform X1 — its product is MESGANGPWPDMGQNVPEEALRLILIGKVGSGKSASGNTILGTQHFLSRLSGSSVTKVCQLGTSDYHVEEEAGGTRRMRKKVVVVDMPGFGGTHLTEEQITTEVSQCMALTAPGPHAFLLVVKVGRFTEGENLAVDMMADVFGEAALGNHTVLLFTWGDDLEESMEQYLACAPAKLEDLIRRCGGRYHVFNNCIKDVNQVDELLSKVEKVMVDNGGKFYTKSEEKWWWGWWWWWWGWWRCWESRWWPLV